A portion of the Pedobacter cryoconitis genome contains these proteins:
- a CDS encoding outer membrane beta-barrel family protein, which translates to MKILGYSLISCILFCYLSFCTIKAAAQSQPSTEISGKITTITNEALPFASLMLFNATDSKLVKGAVTDGSGAFIIGNVSPGNYYISGSVLGYKTYKSEIFTLAPEEKKVLGIIQLQTENKQLQTVTVTAQKPLIESKMDKVVMNVENSILATGNTAMDILQKAPGVTIDNGVISLVGKTNVMVLINDKQTYLSTEQLKDLLNSLQSNTIQSIELMTNPSAQYDAAGNAGIINIRIKKNDSFGTNADVNIGYGQGIYRKTNGGITVNHRSKILNIFANYNYSDREDFSSIDVNRSVLSSGTSTFFQSSSLEKFRYKNHSFKVGGDINISPRSVLGFVVDGYLWHGDSRLAGTTRVGPQPGVVDSSIVALNTGSFPANYFNYDVNYKLRLDTVGTELTFSGDYSTSTRKEAFYFNNQFLDENQNEYRPDYNFRNLAPQKIDIYVGKADFRHPFSKSSRLDAGFKYSAITIDNVLKYDILQNDGSYLNDERRSNQFIYDEKIGAAYANYNTQIGSYSIQAGLRVERTSSRGNLVTGGSIVEKSYTDLFPTLFLQKKIDNSNAITASYGRRIGRPDYASLNPFVYYIDQYTLRYGNPFLKPQYTNSYKIGYRFKNKYTVDLSYSKTKDGIAVIFVPDTKTKTIAQTDANLNSINSYSLNINAPVTFTNWWRSYNNVTLFYNQYNSDVIEGAQLQLEKLAWQASSNHTFTIDNKTSAELSGKYVSPNVYGVFNIKSYYGIDLGLRRAFLSNKMSVKLAVNDVFKTVGKRTSFSNLPNNSYTFDRNYDSRVVRLSISYKFGNIKLKSTDKNGSSAEEEKSRLNKL; encoded by the coding sequence ATGAAAATACTCGGATATTCTCTTATTTCGTGCATACTATTTTGTTATCTGTCATTTTGTACTATAAAAGCAGCTGCACAATCACAGCCATCAACAGAAATAAGCGGTAAAATAACAACCATTACTAATGAAGCTTTACCCTTTGCTAGCTTGATGCTATTCAATGCAACTGATTCAAAACTTGTCAAAGGAGCTGTAACCGATGGTTCCGGAGCGTTTATTATTGGAAACGTGAGCCCAGGAAATTACTATATTTCCGGGAGCGTGTTGGGATACAAAACTTACAAGTCTGAAATATTCACGCTTGCTCCAGAAGAAAAAAAGGTATTAGGCATTATTCAATTGCAAACGGAAAATAAACAATTGCAAACTGTAACAGTCACCGCTCAAAAACCATTGATAGAAAGCAAAATGGACAAGGTCGTAATGAATGTTGAGAATAGTATACTGGCTACTGGTAACACAGCGATGGACATTTTACAAAAAGCGCCTGGTGTAACCATAGATAATGGGGTGATTAGTTTGGTTGGTAAAACCAACGTGATGGTCTTAATTAACGACAAGCAAACTTATCTGTCAACAGAACAACTGAAAGACCTCTTAAACTCTTTGCAATCAAATACGATCCAATCTATTGAGCTAATGACAAACCCTTCCGCACAATATGATGCTGCCGGAAATGCTGGGATCATCAATATCAGGATTAAGAAAAATGATAGTTTTGGAACCAATGCAGATGTAAATATTGGTTACGGTCAGGGAATATACAGAAAAACAAATGGGGGTATAACTGTGAACCACAGAAGTAAAATTCTCAATATTTTTGCGAATTATAATTATTCAGATCGCGAGGATTTTAGTTCAATAGATGTTAACAGATCTGTATTATCTTCAGGAACTTCAACTTTTTTCCAGTCTTCATCTTTAGAGAAATTCCGTTACAAGAACCATAGTTTTAAGGTAGGGGGAGATATAAATATATCTCCAAGAAGCGTTTTAGGGTTTGTGGTTGATGGATATCTTTGGCATGGAGACTCCAGGTTGGCGGGTACAACCAGGGTTGGCCCACAGCCAGGAGTTGTGGATTCCAGTATTGTAGCATTGAATACTGGTTCATTCCCTGCTAATTATTTTAATTATGATGTAAATTACAAATTAAGATTAGACACAGTTGGCACAGAGTTGACATTTAGTGGTGATTATTCCACCTCAACAAGGAAAGAAGCTTTCTATTTTAACAATCAATTTTTAGATGAAAACCAAAATGAATACAGACCAGACTATAACTTTAGAAATCTGGCTCCACAAAAAATAGATATCTATGTTGGTAAAGCAGACTTCAGACACCCTTTCAGTAAATCTTCAAGACTTGATGCCGGATTCAAATACAGTGCAATAACAATTGATAACGTTCTTAAATATGATATACTTCAAAATGATGGCAGTTACCTTAATGACGAAAGACGAAGCAATCAGTTTATTTATGATGAAAAAATCGGAGCTGCCTATGCAAATTACAATACCCAAATAGGATCCTATTCAATCCAGGCTGGACTTCGGGTAGAAAGAACCTCATCCAGGGGGAACCTGGTGACGGGTGGAAGTATTGTAGAAAAATCATACACAGATCTATTTCCAACATTATTCCTTCAGAAAAAGATAGACAATTCGAATGCGATTACAGCTAGTTATGGAAGAAGGATTGGCAGGCCTGACTACGCATCACTAAATCCTTTTGTTTACTATATTGATCAATATACTCTTCGTTACGGAAATCCTTTCCTAAAACCTCAGTATACTAATTCTTATAAGATTGGATACAGGTTCAAAAACAAGTACACAGTGGATTTAAGCTATAGTAAGACCAAAGATGGCATCGCTGTTATATTTGTACCAGATACTAAAACAAAGACGATCGCCCAAACAGATGCAAATCTGAATTCAATTAATTCTTATTCACTTAATATTAATGCTCCTGTCACGTTTACCAATTGGTGGCGCAGTTATAATAATGTCACACTTTTTTATAATCAATACAATTCAGATGTAATTGAAGGGGCACAACTTCAACTTGAAAAACTGGCATGGCAGGCTAGTTCGAACCACACCTTTACAATTGACAATAAAACTTCAGCAGAGCTGAGTGGAAAATATGTTTCTCCAAATGTTTATGGTGTATTTAATATAAAATCCTATTATGGAATTGACCTTGGATTAAGACGGGCATTTCTCTCTAATAAGATGAGTGTTAAATTGGCTGTAAATGATGTTTTCAAAACGGTTGGTAAGAGAACTAGTTTTAGTAACCTACCCAATAATAGTTATACGTTTGACAGGAACTATGACAGCAGAGTTGTTCGCCTGAGCATCTCATACAAATTTGGTAATATCAAACTAAAATCAACCGATAAAAATGGTAGTAGTGCGGAAGAGGAAAAAAGCAGGTTAAATAAACTCTGA